One Candidatus Methylomirabilis tolerans genomic window, GACCCCGCTACGGGCTGGGGCCTCGAAAGCGGAACTGATCTCCCTGATCGTCTCCGGCTGGACCAAGCGAAGCGATCGCGGCGCCGAAGAGCGGCACGAGCTTCGGTTCAGAGATGTGCTGGTCTCGGCCGAGGGGCTCCGACAAGACCCCCGCCTTGAAATGCACACCAGGGGTGGGTAGACCGGATCAGAGACCTGCCTTTCTGTGACGGCAATCCTGCGCAACACTCGCCCAACGCGTTAGATCTTCTCCGGCCGCCTCAACCTCCCTTCTGTTTTTGAGCCGTCACCGGACTCATAATGCTCGACTCCTGTTACAATATGAGATGGGTCAATCGATCGAGCACATATCCGATCTCGTGATCACCGACGTAGGGCAACCGGAGGGGGAACAAGGCGATGCGGATGTATGTGGCCGGGCAGTGGATCGACACGGCAAAGCATATCGACGTTCTGAACCCGTACGATGGAGCAGTGGTCGATACCGTACCATGCGCGGAATCGGGAGATATCGAAAAAGCCCTGGAGAGCGCAGCACGCGGCGCACGGACGATGGCGGCGCTGTCCGGCTATGATCGCTATCGAATCCTGACGGCGGCAGCAGGGCTGCTTGAGACTCAAAGCGAGGAGTTCGCTGCGACGATTACCCTCGAAGAGGGCAAGAGTCTGGCCGAGTCGCGCTTTGAGGTAAGCCGGGCAGTGCAGACGCTGACCTTATCCGGCGAGGAGGCGAAGCGTCTCCATGGCGAGACCGTCCCCTTCGATGGGGCCCCGGGCGGCTCCGGCAAGTTCGGCTTTACGCTGCGCGTGCCGTGCGGGGTCGTCGTCGCGATCAGTCCCTTCAACTTCCCGCT contains:
- a CDS encoding aldehyde dehydrogenase family protein, which codes for MRMYVAGQWIDTAKHIDVLNPYDGAVVDTVPCAESGDIEKALESAARGARTMAALSGYDRYRILTAAAGLLETQSEEFAATITLEEGKSLAESRFEVSRAVQTLTLSGEEAKRLHGETVPFDGAPGGSGKFGFTLRVPCGVVVAISPFNFPLNLVCHKVGPAMAAGNAVVIKPATDTPLSALKLTEILLEAGLPAEGIACLTGSGAVIGDALCSDRRVRKITFTGSRDVGERICRMAGIKKVTMELGSN